The Pelomicrobium methylotrophicum region CAGGACAGTACGCAAATGGGGAATGCAAGTGTAGTTCTACAGAGCTTAGCTGGTTGCAAATGATGCGTGAGCCGGCTCCAGCGAGCGAAACCGCTCCATTCAGCAGAAGAACACAGACTCGTTAATTCCAAACGAAGGATGAAGGTGCAGGTCAATGCCCGGAACCGGGCGTACCAGTTCGATTGCGCCCCCGAGGAGAAGATTCTTTTTGCCGGGCTGCGCAATGCGGTGGATTTGCCCTACGAGTGCGGCAGCGGCACCTGTGGCACCTGCAAGGCCAAGCTGATCGAGG contains the following coding sequences:
- a CDS encoding 2Fe-2S iron-sulfur cluster-binding protein — its product is MKVQVNARNRAYQFDCAPEEKILFAGLRNAVDLPYECGSGTCGTCKAKLIEGEIHDPWPQAPGTRYLKPAQGEFLMCQCQPKSDLAIEVANFVYSA